The Nicotiana tabacum cultivar K326 chromosome 14, ASM71507v2, whole genome shotgun sequence genome contains a region encoding:
- the LOC107792319 gene encoding transcription factor MUTE-like — MSHIAVERNRRRQMNEHLKVLRSLTPCFYIKRGDQASIIAGVIEFIKELHQVLQSLEAKKRRKSLSPSPGPSPSPRPLLQLSPTPESPFSHIDPNNNNLFKELGACCNSPVADVEAKISGSNVILRTISKRIPGQVVKIINVLEKLSFEILHLNISSMQDTVLYSFVIKIGLECQLSVEELAVEVQKSFSSDVVCISEI, encoded by the exons ATGTCTCATATAGCAGTAGAGAGAAACAGGAGAAGACAAATGAATGAACATCTCAAGGTTTTGCGTTCCTTAACCCCTTGTTTCTACATCAAAAGG GGGGATCAAGCATCAATAATAGCAGGAGTAATTGAATTCATCAAGGAATTACACCAAGTTCTACAATCTCTGGAGGCGAAAAAGCGACGAAAGAGCTTAAGCCCTAGCCCTGGTCCTAGTCCTAGTCCAAGGCCATTATTGCAACTAAGTCCCACACCTGAAAGTCCATTTAGTCATATTGATCCTAATAATAATAACTTATTCAAGGAACTTGGAGCATGTTGTAATTCTCCAGTGGCTGATGTTGAAGCAAAAATATCAGGATCCAATGTTATATTGAGAACCATTTCTAAGAGGATTCCAGGTCAAGTTGTGAAAATAATTAATGTGTTAGAGAAACTTTCCTTTGAGATTCTTCATCTCAACATCAGCAGCATGCAGGATACTGTTCTATACTCCTTTGTCATTAAG ATAGGACTGGAGTGCCAACTGAGTGTGGAAGAGCTAGCAGTGGAAGTTCAGAAAAGCTTCTCATCTGATGTTGTTTGTATCAGCGAAATATAG